ACAGCAGGCTCGCTCTCACAGGGGGTTTACTGCGCTATCGGGTTAGAAGAAGCCCAGTGGATTGATGTCGTAGCTCACCAGCAGGTTCTTGGTCTGCTGGTAGTGATCGAGCATCATCTTGTGGGTTTCACGCCCCACGCCGGACTTTTTGTAGCCACCGAACGCGGCGTGCGCCGGGTACAGGTGGTAGCAGTTGGTCCACACGCGACCGGCCTTGATCGCCCGGCCCATGCGGTAGGCGCGGTTGATGTCGCGGGTCCACAGGCCGGCGCCGAGGCCGAACTCGGTGTCGTTGGCGATCGCCAGGGCTTCGGCTTCGTCCTTGAAGGTGGTCACGCCCACTACCGGGCCGAAGATTTCTTCCTGGAACACGCGCATTTTGTTGTGGCCCTTGAGCAGGGTCGGCTGGATGTAATAACCGCTCGACAAATCCCCCTCGAGTCGCTCGGCCGCACCGCCGGTGAGCAGCTCGGCACCCTCTTGCTGGGCAATTTCAAGGTACGAGAGGATCTTGTCAAATTGCTGCTCGGACGCCTGGGCGCCGACCATGGTCTCGGTGTCCAACGGGTTGCCACGCTTGATCTTGGCGATCTTTTTCATCACCTCGGCCATGAACGGCACATAGATCGACTCTTGCACCAAGGCGCGAGATGGGCAGGTGCAGACTTCACCCTGGTTGAAGAACGCCAGCACCAGGCCTTCGGCGGCTTTCTCGATGAAGGCCGGCTCAGCCTGCATGATGTCTTCGAAGAAGATGTTCGGCGACTTGCCGCCCAGTTCCACGGTGGACGGGATGATGTTCTCGGCGGCGCACTTCATGATGTGCGAGCCCACCGGGGTGGAACCGGTGAAGGCGATCTTGGCGATGCGCTTGCTGGTGGCCAGGGCTTCACCGGCTTCGCGACCGAAACCATGGACGATATTCAGCACGCCGGGCGGCAGCAGGTCGGCGACCAGTTCGATGAAGACCATGATCGACAGCGGCGTCTGTTCAGCCGGCTTGAGCACGATGCAGTTACCAGC
The sequence above is drawn from the Pseudomonas sp. St316 genome and encodes:
- a CDS encoding aldehyde dehydrogenase family protein, with product MIYAQPGTPGAVVSFKPRYGNFIGGEFVAPVNGEYFTNTSPVNGEVIAEFPRSSAADVDKALDAAHAAADAWGKTSVQDRSLVLLKIADRIEQNLEILAVSETWDNGKAVRETLNADVPLAADHFRYFAGCIRAQEGGAAEINELTTAYHFHEPLGVVGQIIPWNFPLLMAAWKLAPALAAGNCIVLKPAEQTPLSIMVFIELVADLLPPGVLNIVHGFGREAGEALATSKRIAKIAFTGSTPVGSHIMKCAAENIIPSTVELGGKSPNIFFEDIMQAEPAFIEKAAEGLVLAFFNQGEVCTCPSRALVQESIYVPFMAEVMKKIAKIKRGNPLDTETMVGAQASEQQFDKILSYLEIAQQEGAELLTGGAAERLEGDLSSGYYIQPTLLKGHNKMRVFQEEIFGPVVGVTTFKDEAEALAIANDTEFGLGAGLWTRDINRAYRMGRAIKAGRVWTNCYHLYPAHAAFGGYKKSGVGRETHKMMLDHYQQTKNLLVSYDINPLGFF